The Vitis vinifera cultivar Pinot Noir 40024 chromosome 3, ASM3070453v1 region CTGTCAAGTTTGTGAATATACTGTATGTCCCTATCCATCATTCCAAGAAAGATGTGCTTGAAACTtgagaagattcaaagagatttcctttgaGGAGGGGGAGCTCATGAGAAAAAACCTCATTTGGTGAAATGGTCACTGCATGCATCAATAAGAAAGGTGATTTGATCATTAGAAATTTAGGTATATTAAACAAGGCACTGCTTGGTAAGTGGAGGTAGAAGTATGCTTCAAAGAGGGAGCCCCTTTGGAAGCGGGTCATTGTTGAGAAGTATGGGGAAGTAAGGGGAGTGGAGGTGCTCATCTGAGGTAAGGGATGAGTAGGATGTCTGGGTATGGAAGGCAATGAAGAGATGGTGGGGGGATTCTAAAAGTAAAACTTGTTTTGAGGTGGGAAATGAAAGGggagtgaagttttggaaggacgCTTGGTGTGCTAATGCAACAAAGAGCTTCTCCCTCCCTTCATAGTTTGCCCTAGCCAACTCAAAGGATGCATGGGTTGTGGATATATGAGAGGAGTTAGGGGAGGAAGGGCATTGAAATCCATGTTTCTCAAGATAGTTTAATGAGTGGGAACTAGCAAGTATTGAGGTCTTGCTAAGAGGCTGCAAAAGTATTCAATGAAAAGGGGGTATGAAAGATAGATTGGTTTGGAAGGAATCAAATGGGAATTGTTTGCAGTCAATACCTCTTAGTTCTTACTCTTGTTTGGAGTCagaaagtgaaggaatttttacAGTGAAGGTAGTGTGGAACACTTGGGTTCCAACAAAAGTAGGATTCTTTACTTGGGAAGAACTTTTGACTCCAAACCAGCGAAGAACAAGAGGATGAACTTTGACAAATAGGtgtaatttttgtaaaattgaggaaaaatcaGCTGACCATGTCCACCATTATTGCTAAAATGAGAATGTTATGGCAATTgctatttttgttgtttaaagTTAAGTGGGTGTTGCCTTTTACAACCATAGAAATTTTATTGGTTGGGAACCTTTGTAGGGAGGAAGCGCATGATAGTGCTGCCCCTTGATGCTTATTCTTGACCATTTGAAAGAAAGGAATGGTAGAGCTTTTGTCAATGGAGAACAAATGGATCAAGCTCCTAAACTCCTTTTTGTGCTCCCTGTGACACTGAGTTAGAAAGTCTTTAGACTGAGCCTTTATggctattttaaattttgttgattggttagacatttttttatggaagagatgttttttattaatctcTCCATCTTGTTGCCCTTTTGATACCTTTGTACACTCTGTATTTTGGCACATCTTTTTTTATTAGGCACTGTTAAGTGTTGTTCGTATTTGCTGATTAAAAAAACCCATCTTTTACCCTATCACTTGGAGAAAACATTAGAATAACACTAAGCCAACAGTAAATACCACAACTGAAATTAAAGAAACACCTGCAATGAAAGAATACTAAGCACCAATTTAGCTGAGCTCCATCCCAAGTGGGACCTACACCATAATTCATGTTCTGTAATTTATGATTAGGGTTTCCATGCATCCCATTTGCCTTTCTACACCTCTGAGCTATGCCCTGATCAATATGTTATCAAACCCATTATTATTCAGATGCAAGTGCAAAATCTCCAGTCGAGTAGCCAAGAGCAAGAAGTGTAACCTTGTTGACCATAGTTGATTGTTTGCAAGAGTTTTATCCTGGGCTGACATAACTTCGCTTTAACCATGAACATTTTAGACTTCCACTAGAACAATTACTAGTTTTCCTATTTTAACCCCATGTTATACACGATTATCCTTCCATTTTGCTTGTGAACGTTTGTCTTACAGGTATGTATTTCTTTTATGGTTTATATATATGATGATGTATAGGTTTGAACCTTGTCAAAGAATGAGGTTGGTTTGGAAATTATGAAGCACTACTAAATAATTAGGAAAAATAGAGCAGGGGTAGATTGGTTTTGTCAATGCATGGTCTTAAATGAGATTGATCTGGctacagatggaggtgtttttGACCTAAGATTGAAGGTTTCGAATGTAAACAAATTTTGTAGATATTGCTATGGTTTCAAAAGTAGGGGGCATATCTTGGTATAATGGTAACTTGTAGGGTACTCAAGCTTTAAAGCAAAGATTTGGGTCTGTCAAACAGCAGGACTTGGTTGGGTTTACCTTTGTGTTGTGTTTGAGTCACTTGACCATGTCTGCTGTATTTAGCTAGAAGCTATAGTTTTGTTGTTCAGTACTTGTCTGCATTACGAGTTACAACCATCAAGCTGAATATAGGTGTTAATAATGGGCATGTTTACTCTTTTATGtaaactcttttttttcctctccaaaTGAGAATTCGCTGTGAAATGACTGCCTGCAATGAAATCTGAGCTCTGTTCTGCTTTACTTGGCTGCAGATTTGGGCTTTTGGAGGACACAGGAGAGTGATTTGAGTTGTTAAAGGAGAAAATGGCCTCCAAGTTACCTTCTGTCCCTGGTCTGTGGTTCTTATTGTATTTTCAATGCAGTGTAGTCCCTGGGGTCCCATTTTGTATCGAGTCGCTTACTGTGGGCTGAGGAACCATAACCGTGTACTGCTTCTTGTAATCCTCATTTGAAAAATTGACAGTTGGATTATTAGAGAGAAAAAAGGGGGAATGTTGCTGGAGAACTTGGAACTGGAGGggttatttgtttgtttatgtgCATCTACAAAAAAAACTTGCCTGATTTCTTTTTGTCCTTTGTACTTTTTCTTCTGGGTTGCCTTTTCTCTCTCCTTCATAAGCACCATATCAATGAAAGGACAGGCTTACTAATTAGGTTTCATCGTGAAATAATTAATTAGCTCCTTAGCCTTTTGTcgcgtttgtttttttattttttgctaaaaataatttatttttaaaatttaggttatttgtttttttattttttttatgacttattataaattttttattgaatagaaaaaatcaaaatatttaattttttttaaataaaaaaaataacatattaatttttatttactttttaatacttaataaaaataaaatactataaaaacaaataaactaatatttaattttattaaatattaagtttttatttagaattaagcaaaaaaaacaaacaacatattGTTCTCAGTTCAATATCTGAATTGAATGTGTCTCTTTAGTTCATCTTTCCAAATGGATCGggatcttattatttttcacccattatCTCATGATAGCGAGACATTCCCAGCATTACCTACATTTCTAGTTAACATTTATTTCCACCGGGTAACATTTTGAGTACCAGTTTTGATCTGTGCCTTGCGGAGACAGTGATTCAAATTCTCTCTCAAATGAATTAGTTCCTTTTGTAATTGTTAGGACTGGTAGCACCTGTTAAGTCTCCAAAAGTGTGCGTCAATATTATGCCATGTGGAAGAAGTAAAACAGATTGGATGCATACTTGTCATCATCTCAGCAAAATAAAATTGTCTTACTAGTAATTGAATGATTTGCATTAACATTAGGTTAGGTTTGGTTTCCAAAAGTGGTggggataaaagaaaaaaaatcatattcccatgtttaattatattattaaaaaatatataaaaaaattaaatataattaaaattgaataaaaatttatatatttataaattattttatatttaggtataaaaaaataaaataaatttatataataaaaaaataattcattgaagttaaatctatttttatttttccttattttttcttttattttagtttttttctctattttcttttcttgtatttttctcCAACATATCCATCCTTAATACTTTTAATCAGAACTGAAATAAATTCGATGAGTAAAATAAGGTTTGGAACAAAACAAGGCCCGAAACAAAGCTTTCTATTTGTAATTGAAGACTTCTTTGATTCAGATTCATCACTTCTAAGCTCTTTCGACGATTTAAGCGAGTATGAATCGTAGTTCATTCTATGTTCTAGAAATCATATTTTCCCTAAGGAGGTAGAATCCACATTAAGCAATTTAAGCTAGCAGATTTTGGTTCAGCagtaaaattttagattttactcgaataattttgattatcagaatttttttctctttttaggtTGTCATGCACTCTCAACATTTTATAACTGGGATCACTAAAACTTtccactaaaaaaatataaggtaCTACTTCAATTAATTGTTTATTAAAAACCTTGATAATCATGTTATTTGCCAGCTATTCAACGTCTGTTCCTAGTCAGTGAACCTGGTATGTAAGGCATAGCTTTCAGCCAAATTGATTTTTCGTGCTTAAAGAGTGCTGAATCTAGCGTTACATACTCTCTCTTGAAAAACCAATAGGCAGCATCCTCTTATTTCCTTGTCAGCGCTTGGAACTTGGTCTTAACATTTTAAGAGGCAAAACCCTACATCAATTTAACACTATAATGGCAACGCCGACACCGCCCTCGATTACGCTGCCTAATTTGATAACTAACCTTCAATGGTACCTTAGTTTTCCTCTTCATTGCCTGCATAATAGAGATTTTCTATACTTATAGCTTCATTTCAACCTGACTCAGATTCATGACATACCATTATAACAAGATTCTTTTGATtcactaaattaaaatatatggaaaaaaaacctcaaattttaaattaatattatattcatttatttaaaaataatttagaatacaTACACTTTTTAATAAGTCATATAATTATTCCTTAAAATACCCTTTATAATTGTCATGCTATCAATAACAATTGACAACTACACTATTTACTTATCATGTTATCAATATCAATTGACAACTAAACTCTTTCACATAaatattttccctctttttaaaaaataattatatgactcataaaaaaatacttgtatttcaaattatttttaaatagatgaagataattCTGATTTAAAAAACTTAGGTTCCtttttccttatctttttatattagcaagtcaaaacccactttttccAAGATTTTACGTCcatctttctttgtatttttgtccaaatctATGATAATTTCTACCACTCTTATAAATCTTTATTTACCTAGTGGGTTCAGGGAGCCCCAAATCCTGCTAAGAAGTAAGAACAATAATTTCCAATCACCAATACAGAAAAGATttagaaggaagagaaaaacaaggaaaaaattaACATACGATACTACCTTGGGTAAATCAAACTTTGTAAGGGTGGCTATGAGAGCAAAAGTCATAATCTGTTAACAGTACATCCAGCTCCAAATGCTGCAATGTGAGAATGATTCTAGAGCACTGCAGACAAAATggtttacataaaaaaaaaaaaaaaagtcaacaaTTCATCTTTCCTCAACACTCTGATCGGATCaacaataattttatcaaattaattatggCACAAAATCCTGCAACTCAATGAGAAATACTAGTAAACCAGCTGACAGAGCTAAACATGGATACAACTACATACCAGAACTATAGGCTGAAAAATAAGTAAAGGTAAACTGATATTCACAAAGTTAATAGACAGTTGACAAGTAAAACACATTTAAGGCAGGGGAGCAGGGGGGCGGGGGGGAAGGAGaggaaggagagagagagggagagagaatgAAAAACTATAATAACAAAACCTCGTTTTCTCCTCTGGGTTGGCATGTTCAAACTTAGCCTGAAAACTTTGCACGGGGTGATGAAGGCTAGTAGATCTTAGCAGCTTGCCACTTCTTTAATAAGAGTGACTTGCTATTTTCTTGGCTGTCAAAATACAAGAAGTTTTAAAGCACTGATTGCATGGGGTCCCCTAATTTTGTAAATGGTTATGACTCTTGCAAGTTATCAACTAAAGATGACCAAAGACAATTGTGAAAAATGCCATTAACATACTATATCGAATTTGTAGAGTAACTAGACTACATTAGTTTAATGTGCCCAGACTCTagaaaagaaatttaagtaCTTAAGATGTAGGATGAAAATTCTAGCACCCCATCCTTCCAGTGCAGAATTCTTAGACACATTGCATAGTTGGCATAGCAGCTTTATTGGGGTTGACTGTAGAAAGATCTAGAGGTTAATCTCTGTCTTTTTTAGAACATATAGAAAAGCAATCATAGAACATTTGAATGGATGGATCAGTCAACTTTGGCTATAAAAATTGCATTTCTAAAAACCTTGTACATTTGGATAGATGGTTACATGGGGAATGTAAAACTTTCTTTTGTTAATCTTTTAGTATAACATGGGATTTGGCTAATTGTTGTGGGGTTGTGCTGTAGCTAGGTTTGATTTGTACATCCTTTTCCTTTTACATGCCAAATATATTTCATGTAGGTTGCACCTCTTTCTGTTCGACACTTCATcatatatttacttttaatcacctttaaaaaaaaaaaaaaaaaaacaagtcttTTGGCATAGAATCCAATAAATGAACCCCCACTCCAATCCCCAGCCAAACTTCCTTTCTCCAACAAATGGTGCATACCACTCATCTTGACAAGTTATATATCAAGGAGAAAAACGAACCATGTGGTATGAACTGAAAATAACATGTGCAGTTGAAAATGAGTCTCTCTCATAAAAATATACCACAAGTACTGAACCTGTTAGTACTCCAAGTTGGATGCATGTACTTACCTTGATGCTAGATCTGCAATACACATTGATAGTTTCTTCATTGTCTCAATCTAAACAATAAGTCCATGATTTGTAGGATCCCAAAATAACCTATCAATGGTGGAAGATCTTCTATATACATAATTGACATAATCTCAGGTGCCCAAGTGAATTAGGTTTCTAATTTGTATTGACAAGCTACCATTTGCAAAGCAAACTAGGTTTTTAATTTGTAAGCGAGCTACAATGTGCAAATTGAACTCCTTCAAGATCTAGGACCCAGATTATTAGAAACTCACTCTTCTCTTCAACATTTTGTTAGGAACTTTCTGATAGAACATAAACATTTGCATATGAACTTAGAGGTGTACTAAAAATGTTCAGCAACTCTGGTAAGGAGGGTTATGTttatctagattttttttctctttttttcttttgatagattttctttttctttgcttgtttttttttttttttggttgttacATCCAAATTAATTCATGAGAAGTTCTTTTCACAAGATCTTTTATGCCAAATGATAACTAAACAAGATAACTTAAGGACCTAATACACTTGAAGCACTTGAGATTATGGCTTTCTATGTAAATCAGCTTACACCACACAGATTATTTGTGAAGCCTAGAAATCTTAAACTTACTAGACTTTGAACCAGCTTGAAGATATATTGCAAGAAGCTGTGACAGAAACGCTTGCTGAGGATCGAAGCCACAGAGTACTTTCTGGTTGTTGGTTGATAGCATCTTCTATAGCATTCCCAACCCTAAattaacaataatttcattatttaagtCGCAGATTCCAGTACTAAGCCAATATCATAACAGCAACAATTATGTAGAAACTGATAATTATTAGGCAAAAATCAGAAAGCATGGATAAAGATTCTTTAGCAACATGAAAAGAACCCGGTCAAATCGCAgacataaaatcaaaatgtaaaTCCAttgatttaaacaaaataattcaggaacatgaaaaaataaataaaaataagaaaattgtacaaaagaagaaaaagatttaCATACCTATAACCAGTAGGCTCGATCTATTGGAAATCAGTGGAAGGGCTTTATCTATTTGAGATAAGAGGAGATCCGGACTCAGACATGGACGCCGTAGATTGATCCCGATGAGATCACCAGGGATCGAAACTCACATATATGAACCTTAGAGACAGATCTACAGCATACATAATTGCAGCTGAGTGTAGCCTTAGGTTTGGATCTGTTTGGATAAAAGGAAAATGTAGATCTGAGACAGATGATATGAAGAAGCAAAAAGAGCATTATATAGACGGATGGTGTTGCACGCGCCAGTACTTTTTTAAGttgtaacatattttaatttactGTCGCCATGTAATAATAATATGCTATGGAAAAAAAAGTCTAGAAACCATTGTCTTACCTTATCTTCATTCAAAAATCAACGACCGACCAGTTCAGCTCTTCCATTGAGCTACATTCCCGCTAAACCACAATGCTTCACTCCCTCCATATCCCAACCATATCTTCCATCAAAAGCCCTAGTTCTCAATCTCTCTCTTCTTCTGAACACCCTCCTTATCTGCTCAGATTCCGTACATCCCACCGTGAAAATCTCCGGTACCTCAAAACCCTGGGCATCATCGATCCAAGCACCAAACCACACAAATTTCCATCGCCAGAAGCCGTAGATCAGGTCCTTTCCACTGTGAATTTCCTTAAATCTAAGGGATTCTCCGAGCCCGATTTCCCCAGACTCTCCTTCCTCTGCCCAAAACTATTCTCTTCCGACTCCGACCCCACCGACATCGAACCGGTTTTTGATTTCCTAACCTTAGATTTGGCCGCGTCGGATCAAGAATCATGCAGTTTGATTCTCCGGTGCCCTCAGATTCTGCTCTCGGATGTAGAGTACTGTTTGAGGCCAACACttctttatttaagaaaattgggAGTAGAGAAGCTCAATGTGCCTACTTCGCTTAACGCCCATCTTTTGAACACTCGGGTGGAGAGGCTTGTGGCGAAGATTAGGTTTTTGCGGAGCGTGGGATTATCGTACGAGGAATCCGCTAGGGCTTGTGGGCGGTTTCCGGCCGTTTTTGGTTATAGTATTGAGAATAATTTGAAGCCCAAGTTTAATTATTTGGTGAGGGAGATGAAGAGGAGTGTTGAGGAATTGAAGGTGTTTCCGCAGTACTTCGCATTTAGCTTGGAGAATCGGATAATGCCGAGGCATTTGCATTTGGAGCAGAGGAATGTTCGGATTTCATTGAAGAGAATGCTATTGTGGAGCGATCAAAAGTTTTATGCGAAATGGAAGTGAGGTTTGGTACGGATTTTCTTCATTATTATTACTCTGTAAGGATATGGTTTAAGCTCAGTACACCCAATTAAAACCTTAATTCTACAACCCTGCAAATTATTCAATTCTTTTGGGCATGTTCAAATAAGGGATGTGAATGTGCACAACCAAAATGACAAACAATCCAATTCACAATAATTGCAATGTTTAAGACCAAAGAAAATGGCGTCTCAAAAATTC contains the following coding sequences:
- the LOC100853221 gene encoding transcription termination factor MTEF1, chloroplastic: MLHSLHIPTISSIKSPSSQSLSSSEHPPYLLRFRTSHRENLRYLKTLGIIDPSTKPHKFPSPEAVDQVLSTVNFLKSKGFSEPDFPRLSFLCPKLFSSDSDPTDIEPVFDFLTLDLAASDQESCSLILRCPQILLSDVEYCLRPTLLYLRKLGVEKLNVPTSLNAHLLNTRVERLVAKIRFLRSVGLSYEESARACGRFPAVFGYSIENNLKPKFNYLVREMKRSVEELKVFPQYFAFSLENRIMPRHLHLEQRNVRISLKRMLLWSDQKFYAKWK